Below is a window of Anaerolineales bacterium DNA.
ACTCCGGAATGGGTGGCCGGATAACTCCGGAATCACCGGCCGGATAACTCCGAAACGGGCGGCCGGATTAGGCCGGAAAATGCAATTTTTATCATTCTGCTAAATACCCTCCATTTATTCGAACGCTTGGGTCAAAACCCTAACCTTGAGTGTCTGGTTCCGACTCTGTTGTTCGAGGGGATTATCCTTATTGTTGGCATTTACTTCTATGTCAGGCAATCCTCCAAACAAAAGGCTTCCTATACGATCGTCGGATTCAATAAAAGAGTGCTGGAGCTCGTGCGCCGGGCGCTGGAATTGAACCATGTGCAATATCGGGAAAGGTTTGAGGATTTCGAGTTGGTAGACACCAACGCAATAATAAAAACCTCGATTTCCGGCATGTTCGGAACATCCAAGCTGGAAATCGATCCTCCGGAGAAACAGCCCCTTCTGACCGAAGTGATCCAAACGATGAAATCGATTGCCGAAGAACATCAAGAGCTCTTCTATCCGGCGTCGATGGTCTTCCATTCTTTGTGGGGGATAATCCTGCTTGTGATTACCATCGGATATACCTTTATCATAATAAAGTATTACTCTCTTCCATAAATAACTGGAGAGGCGGATTGCCCAAGGCGGGTTGTATGCGCCCGGGGCAATCCGCCCCGCATTATTCCTTCTTCGGGCCCGGCTTGGAGAGCACCTTGGCCACCCCGCGCATGTCCATCCACCACTGCTCCTTGGGGCGCGAGAGGGGGAGATCGACCATCCGCGGAAGATCCTCGAGATTATAGAATTGGGTCTTTCCCCGCTGCATGCCGATGAACATCGCCGGGGGGCTGTCCGATTCGGGCAGGTCGGTCAGGTGCTCGATGCAGCGCGCCGCCAGGCGCGTGGCCTGGATCCGGTCGAAGGGCGAGGGATTCCCGCCCTGCTGAAGATGGCCGAGGATCGCCTGGCGCACGTCGAACAGCTCGTGCCCCTCCTCCTCGAACAGCGCGTACATGAAGGCGGTGGTGTAGAGCGGGTTGGCGTTTTCGTTGCGGATCATCAGGCTGATCCGCTTTCCGCCCTCGAAACCCGCCTTGAGATTTTCCAGGTCCTGCTCCAGGTCCTGCAGGGTGACGCCCTCCTCGTGCAGGTAGACCCGCTCGGCGCCGGTGGCCATGCCGCTCATCAGCGCCAAGTACCCGCAGTAGCGGCCCATTACCTCGACCACAAAACAGCGATGGAGCGAGCCGCTGGACTGCTTGACTTTGTCGACCGACTCGACGATGTTGTTCAGCGAAGTGTCGGCGCCGATCGAAAGCTCGGAGCCGGGCAGGTTGTTGTTGATCGTCGCCGGCATGCACAGGAGCGGGATATTGTAGGCCGGAAAATTCTCGCGCTCCTTCCACAGCCGGTGGGCGGCCTCATAGCCGGACCAGCCGCCGATGATCAGCAGGCCGTGGATGTCGAGCTCCTCGATGTTGCGGGCGATGGCGTACAGCTCCTTGCCGGCCGGGACTTTGCGCCCGGTGCCGAGCTCCGATCCGCCGCGCGGCGCCCAGCCGTTGACGCTCATCCAGTTCATCTCCTGGATGTCGCCGTTAATCAACCCCTGCAACCCGCCGCGCACGCCGAGCAGGGTGTGGCCTTTGTCGAGCCCGAGCCGGACGGCCGAGCGGACGGCGGTGTTCATCCCCGGCGCGGGCGCGCCGGAGTTGAGGACCGCGATCCGCAGCTTGCGCAGGCCGGGCTTGGGCGCATGCGGCAGCGAGCGCACCATCGTCCGCAGGGTCCGGAAGGTATCCTTGAAGGAATCGCCGCGCAGGGCCATCGCCTGTTCGTAATCCTTGGCCGCCACCACTTGCGACACCTTCTGGGTCTTTTCCACGCATTCCATCAGCGGTGTGCAGGCGACGCGGTTTTCGCGCCAACCGACCACCATCGGCTGGGAGTCGGCGGTGCTGCGTTCAATCTGCTCGACGGCCGCGTGGCCCATCAGCGTGCCCAGGTTGCGGTCGAACGCGCTCGGGGAACCGCCGCGCTGGACGTGTCCGAGGATCGTCACCCGGCAATCCTCGCCGAGCTTTTCCTCGAGCACCTGCTTGACATAGGCGCTCGTGATCGGCTTGCCATCGCGGTCGGTGGCTCCCTCGGCGACGATCACGGTGGTGTCGCGCCGTCCGGCGGCGCGGCCGGCCGCCAGCACCGCGCACATCTTGTCCTCCCAGTTGTCCACGTCGGGCGGGGATTCGGGGATCAGCACCCAGTCCGCGCCGCAGGCCAGCGCGCTCATCAGCGCCAGGTAGCCGCAATGGCGGCCCATCACCTCGACAACGAACGTGCGCTGATGGCTGGTGGCGGTGGAGGAGATGGCGTCGACCGCCTCGACAATGCGGTGCAGGGCGGTGTCGGCGCCGATGGTCATGTCGGTGCCGTAGAAATCGTTGTCGATCGATCCGACCAGGCCGGTGACCGTCAGGTATGGATGCCGTTTGGCGGTTTCTTTGCCGATTTTCCCGCCTTGGACGAGCTCCTCGAGCAGCGAGGGCCATTCCCGGCGGAAGATGTCGGC
It encodes the following:
- a CDS encoding 6-phosphofructokinase → MAKADKRKLGVLTSGGDSPGMNAAIRAVVRTALDRGLEVFAITEGYQGMVDGGNAIKPMAWDSVGGILQRGGTVIGTARCADFRTREGRLKAAFNLAAYGIDALVVIGGDGSLTGADIFRREWPSLLEELVQGGKIGKETAKRHPYLTVTGLVGSIDNDFYGTDMTIGADTALHRIVEAVDAISSTATSHQRTFVVEVMGRHCGYLALMSALACGADWVLIPESPPDVDNWEDKMCAVLAAGRAAGRRDTTVIVAEGATDRDGKPITSAYVKQVLEEKLGEDCRVTILGHVQRGGSPSAFDRNLGTLMGHAAVEQIERSTADSQPMVVGWRENRVACTPLMECVEKTQKVSQVVAAKDYEQAMALRGDSFKDTFRTLRTMVRSLPHAPKPGLRKLRIAVLNSGAPAPGMNTAVRSAVRLGLDKGHTLLGVRGGLQGLINGDIQEMNWMSVNGWAPRGGSELGTGRKVPAGKELYAIARNIEELDIHGLLIIGGWSGYEAAHRLWKERENFPAYNIPLLCMPATINNNLPGSELSIGADTSLNNIVESVDKVKQSSGSLHRCFVVEVMGRYCGYLALMSGMATGAERVYLHEEGVTLQDLEQDLENLKAGFEGGKRISLMIRNENANPLYTTAFMYALFEEEGHELFDVRQAILGHLQQGGNPSPFDRIQATRLAARCIEHLTDLPESDSPPAMFIGMQRGKTQFYNLEDLPRMVDLPLSRPKEQWWMDMRGVAKVLSKPGPKKE